In the genome of Microbacterium endophyticum, one region contains:
- the hpxO gene encoding FAD-dependent urate hydroxylase HpxO, which yields MRIIIIGAGIGGASAGIALKRLGHDVTIYDQIRENKPVGAALSLWSNGVKVLNWLGLTDEVAALGGRMDMMSYVDGHTGDTMCRFSLEPVTTKTGQRPYPVARADLQALLMETFGMEDIKLGMKVVSIAEADATVTVTFANGDTATGDMLIGADGARSLTRDYVTGGGIERSYSGYTNFNGLIPVDERVSPLDQWTTYVADGKRMSVMPVAGDRFYYFCDIPQPSGLPYDRSDGATPLKEAFAGWAPGVQHLIDAIDPDVSLNRVEIWDIDPFHTWVRGRVAILGDAAHNTAPDIGQGACSALEDSFVLGIVFATNTVGVEDALSRYQRIRSERAGDLVLRARRRSQETHAYDPAVTQAWYDSLWKETGEGVIKGIVGNIVGSPVNLGGGLLD from the coding sequence GTGCGAATCATCATCATCGGAGCAGGTATCGGCGGCGCGAGCGCGGGTATCGCGCTCAAGCGACTAGGCCACGACGTCACCATCTACGATCAGATCCGAGAGAACAAACCGGTTGGAGCGGCTCTCTCGCTGTGGTCGAACGGCGTCAAGGTACTTAATTGGCTCGGTCTCACCGATGAAGTCGCCGCCCTTGGTGGCCGCATGGACATGATGTCGTATGTTGACGGCCACACTGGCGACACGATGTGCCGCTTCAGCCTTGAACCCGTCACCACGAAAACCGGACAGCGCCCCTACCCGGTCGCGCGAGCCGATCTCCAGGCGCTTCTCATGGAAACGTTCGGGATGGAGGACATCAAACTCGGCATGAAGGTCGTCAGCATCGCCGAGGCCGACGCAACGGTGACTGTGACTTTTGCAAATGGGGATACCGCGACCGGCGACATGCTCATCGGCGCAGACGGCGCTCGTTCGCTGACACGCGACTACGTGACCGGAGGCGGCATTGAGCGCAGCTATTCGGGCTACACCAACTTCAACGGGCTCATTCCCGTGGACGAACGTGTGAGTCCACTCGACCAGTGGACAACGTATGTTGCAGACGGGAAGCGCATGAGCGTGATGCCCGTCGCTGGCGACCGTTTCTACTACTTCTGCGATATCCCCCAGCCGTCCGGTCTCCCGTACGACCGTTCCGACGGAGCAACTCCCCTCAAAGAGGCGTTCGCCGGCTGGGCGCCGGGAGTGCAGCATCTCATTGACGCAATCGATCCTGACGTGTCACTCAACCGGGTTGAGATCTGGGACATCGACCCCTTTCACACGTGGGTACGCGGTCGCGTCGCGATCCTCGGGGACGCCGCGCACAACACAGCGCCGGATATCGGGCAGGGCGCATGCTCAGCGCTCGAGGACAGCTTCGTGCTCGGTATCGTCTTCGCCACCAACACTGTGGGTGTCGAAGACGCGCTGAGCCGCTATCAACGCATCCGGAGCGAACGCGCCGGCGATCTTGTCTTGCGAGCTCGCCGGCGCAGTCAAGAAACGCATGCGTACGACCCTGCAGTCACACAGGCGTGGTACGACAGCCTGTGGAAAGAGACTGGCGAAGGAGTCATAAAGGGCATCGTCGGCAACATCGTCGGCAGCCCTGTGAACCTCGGCGGCGGCCTTCTCGACTGA
- a CDS encoding rhodanese-like domain-containing protein — translation MTSSAYFDAKLAHETDPSDVYAAQKAGLDFVLIDVRSVEAWQQGHIRGALHMPYRTIEKRAPQEISHSTPVVVYCWSPGCNAGAKGAREFAELGYEVKEMIGGYEYWTREGQPTEDSNGDLPRIFDPLVMVVRDDEGENNSQAICASGA, via the coding sequence ATGACCTCATCCGCATACTTTGATGCCAAGCTCGCACACGAAACCGACCCGAGCGACGTGTACGCCGCTCAGAAGGCGGGATTGGATTTCGTACTCATAGACGTGCGAAGTGTCGAAGCGTGGCAGCAGGGCCACATCCGTGGTGCTCTCCACATGCCATATCGCACTATCGAGAAGCGCGCACCACAGGAGATCTCGCATTCGACGCCGGTCGTGGTGTACTGCTGGAGCCCAGGTTGCAACGCAGGCGCAAAAGGCGCACGAGAGTTCGCCGAGCTGGGTTACGAAGTTAAAGAGATGATCGGTGGCTATGAGTATTGGACCCGTGAGGGGCAGCCCACCGAAGATTCGAACGGCGACTTGCCCCGAATTTTCGACCCACTCGTCATGGTCGTTCGAGATGACGAAGGGGAGAATAACTCTCAGGCGATCTGCGCGTCGGGCGCCTGA
- a CDS encoding PP2C family protein-serine/threonine phosphatase, giving the protein MQLRLNATAVSDIGAFRQTNQDAAFAADWGAAVADGVGGGPSGDIASAALVQRVGALGGRIANADAVTARISDANWDLRSLVDSDASLEGMATTFTGLFLSASGSLLLAHAGDSRGYLLRHGAFTRETRDDSYVQVLVEHGLLAPEDAAYHPRRNIITASLRGAETDAVTVAERDTQVGDRWLLCSDGLTDYVPEEEIAITLIRARDAASAASAIVSLALEAGTRDNVTAVVCDVGEAGLLPLKADACYFGSAASVQAPDAQIA; this is encoded by the coding sequence GTGCAGCTGAGGCTCAACGCCACGGCCGTTTCTGACATCGGCGCGTTTCGGCAGACAAACCAGGACGCCGCTTTCGCGGCGGACTGGGGCGCTGCTGTTGCCGACGGTGTCGGGGGCGGGCCGTCAGGAGACATCGCATCCGCGGCTCTCGTGCAGCGGGTCGGAGCTCTTGGTGGACGTATCGCGAATGCCGATGCTGTCACAGCGCGAATCAGCGACGCGAACTGGGATCTTCGCTCGTTAGTCGACTCGGATGCGTCGCTCGAGGGGATGGCGACAACATTCACCGGGCTTTTTCTCTCGGCCTCGGGATCGTTACTTCTTGCGCACGCCGGCGATTCGCGTGGTTATTTGCTGCGCCACGGTGCTTTCACCCGTGAGACGCGAGACGACTCGTACGTTCAAGTCCTGGTCGAGCACGGTTTGCTCGCTCCTGAGGATGCCGCGTACCACCCGCGCCGTAACATCATCACGGCCTCACTCCGCGGGGCCGAGACGGATGCTGTGACGGTGGCAGAGCGCGATACGCAAGTGGGGGATCGTTGGCTACTCTGCAGCGATGGACTCACTGACTACGTGCCAGAAGAAGAGATCGCAATCACCCTGATTCGTGCACGTGACGCTGCGTCTGCGGCATCCGCCATCGTCTCGCTCGCGCTTGAAGCTGGAACGCGGGACAACGTCACAGCAGTCGTGTGCGATGTCGGTGAAGCCGGGCTATTACCGCTCAAAGCTGACGCGTGCTATTTCGGGTCTGCGGCGAGTGTTCAGGCGCCCGACGCGCAGATCGCCTGA
- a CDS encoding cytochrome c oxidase subunit 4, with the protein MRTNINLWWILAGFFLFIAVVYTVWNVIAHPDLPFVRAVEWVGSIALLFATLMALMIGFYVNQIHKAQSGELPEDILTADIDDGDPEMGEFSPWSWWPIVLAGSAAIAMIGFAVGTWMIPVGIGVFVVAIVGWVFEYYRGYFAR; encoded by the coding sequence GTGCGTACGAATATCAACCTCTGGTGGATCCTCGCCGGCTTCTTCCTGTTCATCGCCGTCGTCTACACCGTGTGGAACGTCATCGCCCACCCCGACCTTCCGTTCGTGCGTGCAGTCGAGTGGGTCGGCTCCATCGCACTCCTGTTCGCAACGTTGATGGCTCTGATGATCGGTTTCTATGTGAACCAGATCCACAAAGCGCAAAGCGGCGAGCTGCCCGAAGACATCCTCACAGCCGATATCGACGATGGTGACCCTGAAATGGGCGAGTTCAGCCCGTGGTCCTGGTGGCCCATCGTGCTCGCCGGCTCCGCTGCGATCGCAATGATCGGATTCGCTGTCGGTACCTGGATGATCCCAGTAGGCATCGGCGTGTTCGTCGTGGCTATCGTCGGTTGGGTCTTCGAGTACTACCGCGGCTACTTCGCACGCTGA
- the ctaD gene encoding cytochrome c oxidase subunit I produces MATTLPPQEKSSRPKTLPPRQAALLTASRTEQKGNIIVKWITSTDHKTIGYMYLIASVMFFMLGGVMALIIRAELFEPGMQILPTKEQYNQLFTMHGTIMLLMFATPLFAGFANAILPLQIGAPDVAFPRLNAFAFWLFLFGSTIAVAGFLTPQGAASFGWFAYQPLASASFTPGAGGNLWMVGLGISGFGTILGAVNFITTIITMRAPGMTMWRMPIFTWNTLITSILILMAFPVLAAAIFAAAADRILGAHIYDPHNGGVLLWQHLFWFFGHPEVYIIALPFFGIVSEIFPVFSRKPIFGYKTLVYATISIAALSVAVWAHHMYVTGSVLLPFFALMTMLIAVPTGVKIFNWIGTLWRGSVTFETPMVFSLGFLVTFVFGGLTGVILASPPLDFALSDSYFVVAHFHYVVFGTVVFAMFAGFYFWWPKWTGRMLNERLGYIHFWLLFIGFHMTFLIQHWLGVDGMVRRYADYSNADGWTWQNQVSTVGSMILAASMIPFLFNIWLTSRKAATVTVNDPWGYGGSLEWATSCPPPRHNFTSIPRIRSERPAFDLNHPEAALTVGVGPSKDAPDAPVVDADNGKVK; encoded by the coding sequence ATGGCGACGACGCTTCCGCCTCAGGAGAAGTCTTCTCGACCGAAGACCCTCCCACCCCGCCAGGCAGCGCTGCTCACAGCATCGCGTACCGAGCAAAAGGGCAACATCATCGTCAAGTGGATCACCTCCACTGACCACAAGACGATCGGGTACATGTACCTCATCGCCTCGGTGATGTTCTTCATGCTCGGCGGAGTGATGGCTCTCATCATCCGTGCTGAGCTCTTCGAGCCGGGTATGCAGATTCTCCCCACGAAAGAGCAGTACAACCAGCTCTTCACGATGCACGGCACGATCATGCTGCTGATGTTCGCCACTCCGTTGTTCGCGGGATTCGCCAACGCGATCCTCCCGCTTCAGATCGGCGCGCCTGACGTCGCTTTCCCGCGATTGAATGCATTCGCATTCTGGCTCTTCCTGTTCGGCTCGACTATCGCTGTTGCCGGATTCCTGACACCGCAGGGTGCCGCTTCATTCGGATGGTTTGCTTACCAACCGCTTGCAAGCGCGAGCTTCACCCCTGGTGCCGGAGGAAACCTCTGGATGGTTGGTCTCGGCATCAGCGGGTTCGGAACGATCCTCGGTGCCGTGAACTTCATCACAACCATCATCACGATGCGTGCGCCGGGTATGACCATGTGGCGCATGCCGATCTTCACCTGGAACACGCTGATCACCAGCATCCTGATTTTGATGGCCTTCCCGGTTCTCGCCGCGGCGATCTTCGCTGCTGCGGCCGACCGAATTCTCGGGGCGCACATCTACGATCCGCACAACGGTGGAGTACTGCTCTGGCAGCACCTCTTCTGGTTCTTCGGACACCCAGAGGTGTACATCATCGCGCTGCCGTTCTTCGGTATCGTGTCGGAAATCTTCCCCGTCTTCAGCCGGAAGCCCATCTTCGGATACAAGACACTGGTATACGCAACGATCTCGATCGCGGCACTATCGGTCGCTGTCTGGGCTCACCATATGTATGTCACTGGCTCTGTTTTGTTGCCGTTCTTCGCTCTTATGACGATGTTGATTGCAGTCCCTACCGGTGTGAAGATCTTCAACTGGATCGGAACGCTCTGGCGAGGCTCCGTGACGTTCGAGACGCCGATGGTGTTCTCGCTCGGATTCTTGGTGACGTTCGTCTTCGGCGGTCTGACCGGTGTCATCCTGGCTTCGCCGCCGCTTGACTTCGCGCTGTCCGACTCTTACTTCGTTGTGGCGCACTTCCACTACGTTGTCTTCGGAACCGTCGTGTTCGCCATGTTCGCTGGCTTCTACTTCTGGTGGCCGAAGTGGACGGGACGCATGCTCAACGAGCGCCTCGGCTACATCCACTTCTGGTTGCTGTTCATCGGCTTCCACATGACGTTCCTCATCCAGCACTGGCTTGGTGTCGACGGAATGGTGCGTCGCTACGCGGACTACTCGAACGCGGACGGCTGGACTTGGCAGAACCAGGTTTCTACTGTCGGCTCGATGATTCTCGCGGCATCGATGATCCCGTTCCTGTTCAATATCTGGCTCACCTCTCGTAAAGCGGCCACAGTCACGGTCAACGATCCTTGGGGATATGGCGGATCACTGGAGTGGGCAACGAGTTGCCCACCGCCACGCCACAACTTCACGTCGATCCCGCGCATTCGCAGCGAACGTCCCGCGTTCGACTTGAACCACCCCGAAGCCGCTCTTACCGTTGGCGTAGGCCCGAGCAAGGATGCCCCCGACGCACCTGTCGTGGACGCTGACAACGGAAAGGTGAAGTAG
- the coxB gene encoding cytochrome c oxidase subunit II: MPPKSRIRWAALPLGLAAVAVLAGCSPTELHGFLPGFVEDGTPATNHTDMVAGLWVNSWLVLLGVGIITWGLMLWAMIAYRRRKGQTGLPVQMRYNMPIESFYTIVPLILVVGLFAFTARDQTVLETQTEDPDVSIIAIGKQWAWDFQYNGEKEDGSDAVWSMGIQAQYDGAGNVDESQLPTLYMPVNQTVKIQLESRDVIHSFWIIDFLYKKDMYIGKDNYWSFTPTREGTYEGKCAELCGEYHSAMLFNVKVVSADEYENYLASLRAEGQTGNINDQYDRLANLPGTGSTEGDD; the protein is encoded by the coding sequence GTGCCTCCCAAGAGTCGCATCCGCTGGGCAGCTCTGCCCCTCGGACTGGCCGCAGTTGCCGTCCTTGCAGGATGTAGCCCGACGGAGCTCCATGGCTTCCTTCCCGGATTCGTCGAAGACGGAACCCCGGCGACAAACCACACCGATATGGTCGCTGGCCTGTGGGTCAACTCCTGGTTGGTGTTGCTCGGCGTGGGAATCATCACCTGGGGCCTCATGCTCTGGGCGATGATCGCTTACCGTCGCCGCAAGGGACAGACCGGCCTACCGGTACAGATGCGCTACAACATGCCGATCGAAAGCTTCTACACGATCGTGCCCTTGATTCTTGTCGTCGGGCTCTTCGCGTTCACCGCGCGTGACCAGACCGTGCTCGAAACACAGACCGAAGACCCCGATGTGTCGATCATCGCGATCGGCAAGCAGTGGGCTTGGGACTTCCAGTACAACGGCGAAAAAGAAGACGGCTCGGATGCTGTCTGGTCGATGGGCATTCAGGCTCAGTACGACGGCGCGGGCAATGTCGACGAGTCGCAGTTGCCGACGCTCTACATGCCCGTAAATCAAACTGTGAAGATCCAGTTGGAATCTCGCGACGTCATCCACTCTTTCTGGATCATCGACTTCCTTTACAAAAAAGACATGTACATCGGTAAGGACAATTACTGGTCCTTTACCCCCACTCGTGAGGGCACTTACGAGGGAAAATGTGCTGAGCTTTGTGGCGAGTATCACTCCGCCATGCTCTTCAACGTCAAGGTCGTAAGCGCGGACGAGTACGAGAACTATCTCGCGTCGCTTCGCGCTGAAGGCCAGACGGGCAACATCAACGACCAATACGATCGGCTTGCCAACCTTCCCGGCACCGGATCGACTGAGGGAGACGACTGA
- the erpA gene encoding iron-sulfur cluster insertion protein ErpA, producing MTDTALSPDQQTRPHGVGLTDAAAAKVKSLLDQEGRDDLRLRVAVQPGGCSGLIYQLYFDERYLEGDQAVDFGGVEVIVDDMSVPYLDGANIDFKDTIAEQGFTIDNPNAQGSCACGDSFH from the coding sequence ATGACCGACACCGCACTGTCGCCCGACCAGCAGACCCGCCCGCACGGCGTTGGCCTGACAGACGCCGCCGCCGCGAAGGTGAAGAGCCTTCTCGACCAGGAAGGACGCGACGACCTTCGTCTGCGCGTCGCAGTTCAGCCCGGTGGTTGTTCTGGCTTGATTTACCAGCTTTACTTCGACGAGCGATACCTCGAGGGCGACCAGGCCGTTGATTTCGGCGGCGTCGAAGTGATCGTCGACGACATGAGCGTTCCTTACCTTGACGGTGCCAACATCGACTTCAAAGACACGATCGCGGAGCAGGGCTTCACGATCGACAACCCCAACGCTCAGGGCTCCTGCGCATGTGGTGACAGCTTCCACTGA
- a CDS encoding dipeptidase: protein MSYEYTREEAVRNSAQSAMPTAMADLGALVRIPSIAWPSFDQSQLRRSAEAVAALAESTGIFDRVEVTSAAIPGTAEQGQPAVLATRAPRNGRPTVLLYAHHDVQPHGDDDLWDSPPFEPTVRDGRLYGRGAADDKAGIMVHIAALRAVKEALGDDLDLGVALFIEGEEEYGSRSFGQFLSDNADALRSDVIVVADSGNWDADTPALTVSLRGNARFTLRVRTLAHGSHSGMFGGAVPDAMMATVKLLSTLWDDDGSVAVDGLHERDAATPEYSEATLRDEAGLPDGVQPIGAGSLLGRIWNKPSITITGVDATSVASASNTLAPEVTVVISARVAPGQKAEEAYGAIEKHLRERAPFGAQLEFSDVDCGDAFLVDTSGWAVELARDALSRGYGKDAVDVGVGGSIPFIADLVREFPGAQILVTGVEDPHTRAHSPNESLHLETFRRAVLSEALLLERLDARTI, encoded by the coding sequence ATGAGCTATGAGTACACCCGAGAGGAAGCTGTTCGTAACAGCGCGCAGTCCGCCATGCCGACTGCGATGGCCGATTTAGGTGCACTGGTGCGCATCCCGTCAATTGCATGGCCGTCGTTCGACCAATCGCAGCTGCGCCGTAGCGCCGAGGCGGTAGCCGCTCTCGCCGAGAGCACCGGCATCTTCGACCGCGTTGAAGTTACGTCGGCTGCGATTCCCGGTACCGCTGAACAAGGTCAGCCCGCAGTTCTTGCCACCAGGGCTCCGCGCAACGGTCGCCCGACGGTGTTGCTATACGCCCATCACGATGTGCAGCCGCACGGTGATGACGACCTCTGGGACTCGCCACCGTTTGAGCCGACGGTGCGAGACGGCAGGCTTTACGGTCGAGGCGCCGCTGACGACAAAGCGGGCATCATGGTGCACATCGCAGCGCTGCGTGCGGTGAAAGAAGCCCTCGGCGACGATCTAGATCTCGGGGTCGCACTCTTCATCGAGGGCGAAGAGGAGTATGGCTCGCGGTCGTTCGGTCAGTTTCTCTCCGACAACGCCGATGCGCTCCGAAGTGATGTCATCGTCGTCGCAGATTCCGGCAACTGGGATGCTGATACCCCGGCACTCACCGTCTCCCTTCGCGGGAACGCGCGATTCACCCTGCGCGTCCGAACGCTCGCCCACGGCTCACACTCGGGAATGTTCGGGGGAGCGGTGCCCGACGCGATGATGGCAACCGTGAAGCTCCTGTCGACTCTCTGGGATGACGACGGGTCGGTGGCGGTAGACGGCTTGCACGAGCGGGATGCCGCAACGCCGGAGTACAGCGAAGCGACGCTGCGAGATGAAGCCGGTCTTCCCGACGGCGTACAGCCGATCGGAGCGGGGTCGCTGCTTGGTCGCATTTGGAACAAGCCATCCATCACGATTACCGGAGTCGACGCGACGAGTGTTGCATCGGCATCCAACACTCTCGCTCCCGAAGTCACCGTCGTCATCAGCGCGCGAGTGGCCCCGGGCCAAAAGGCTGAGGAGGCATACGGCGCGATCGAGAAGCACCTGCGAGAAAGAGCGCCTTTCGGCGCTCAGCTGGAGTTCTCTGACGTTGATTGCGGAGACGCGTTCCTGGTCGATACCAGCGGATGGGCGGTCGAGCTTGCGCGTGACGCACTCAGCCGCGGATACGGAAAAGACGCCGTCGATGTCGGCGTCGGCGGCTCCATCCCGTTTATCGCGGATCTCGTGCGAGAGTTCCCAGGCGCTCAGATTCTCGTGACCGGCGTGGAAGACCCGCACACGAGAGCCCACAGCCCGAATGAGTCGCTGCATCTCGAGACTTTTCGGCGAGCTGTGCTCTCAGAAGCACTCCTTCTCGAACGTCTCGACGCGCGGACGATCTAG